In Variovorax sp. J2L1-78, the following are encoded in one genomic region:
- a CDS encoding AMP-binding protein, whose product MQPSVLKSYPAGVPHEVHPEQYRSLAQMFDESFQRHAERPFSVCMERWTSYAELDRQSKALGAWLQSLELEAGARVAIMLPNIPQFAATMCAVLRAGYTCVNVNPLYTARELEHQLKDSGATVIVILENFASTLQQVIGRTPLQHVVVTAMGDLLGGLYGTWITVAVRHLARMVPPYKLPLEGRTVTPFTQALADGAGRELGPDTSTLDSIAFLQYTGGTTGLSKGAVLTHRNIVAATLQAEAWFTPALARAGDLGKVNSIAALPLYHIFALTLCLLAIRQGSHLTLIPNPRDFDKFVAVLRKRPFHMLPAVNTLFNALLMHPEFAKLDFSTLFVSQAGGMAASEGTAQRWFEVTGCPMIEGWGMSETCAIGTNNPVSNTHFTGNIGLPLPGIEIAIKDDEGRTQPEGQAGELCIKGPNVMVGYYRQPAETAAAFTADGFMRTGDIALMQADGYSRIVDRKKDMILVSGFNVFPNELENVISLCPGVLECAAIGIPDEKQGEAIKVFVVRKDPALTEDAVLRYCAQALTGYKRPRSIEFRDALPKSNVGKILRRQLRVHMASVQP is encoded by the coding sequence ATGCAACCCTCCGTGTTGAAGAGCTATCCGGCCGGCGTGCCGCACGAGGTCCACCCCGAACAGTACCGCTCGCTGGCGCAGATGTTCGACGAGTCGTTCCAGCGCCACGCCGAGCGGCCGTTCTCGGTCTGCATGGAGCGTTGGACCAGCTATGCGGAATTGGACCGGCAATCGAAGGCGCTGGGCGCCTGGCTGCAGTCGCTGGAATTGGAGGCAGGCGCGCGGGTAGCGATCATGCTGCCGAACATCCCGCAGTTCGCCGCCACCATGTGTGCGGTGCTGCGCGCCGGCTACACCTGCGTGAACGTGAATCCGCTGTACACGGCACGGGAGCTCGAGCACCAGTTGAAGGACTCGGGCGCGACGGTGATCGTCATCCTCGAGAACTTCGCGTCCACGCTGCAGCAGGTGATCGGACGCACGCCGCTGCAGCACGTGGTGGTGACGGCGATGGGCGATCTTCTGGGGGGTCTGTACGGCACCTGGATCACGGTGGCCGTGCGGCATCTGGCGCGCATGGTGCCGCCGTACAAGCTGCCCCTGGAAGGCCGGACCGTCACCCCATTCACGCAGGCGTTGGCCGACGGCGCGGGCCGTGAACTCGGCCCCGACACGAGCACGCTCGACAGCATCGCCTTCCTCCAGTACACGGGCGGCACCACCGGCCTGTCGAAGGGCGCTGTGCTGACACACCGGAACATCGTCGCCGCGACGCTGCAGGCCGAGGCTTGGTTCACGCCGGCGCTGGCACGCGCGGGCGATCTGGGCAAGGTCAACAGCATCGCGGCGCTGCCGCTGTATCACATCTTCGCGCTCACGCTCTGCCTGCTGGCGATCCGCCAGGGCTCGCACCTGACGCTGATCCCGAACCCGCGGGACTTCGACAAGTTCGTCGCCGTGCTGAGGAAGCGGCCGTTCCACATGCTGCCGGCGGTCAACACGCTCTTCAACGCGCTGCTGATGCACCCGGAGTTCGCCAAGCTCGACTTCTCGACGCTGTTCGTGTCGCAGGCCGGCGGCATGGCAGCGTCCGAAGGCACCGCCCAGCGGTGGTTCGAGGTCACCGGCTGCCCGATGATCGAAGGCTGGGGCATGAGCGAGACCTGTGCGATCGGCACCAACAACCCGGTCAGCAACACGCACTTCACCGGCAACATCGGCCTGCCCTTGCCGGGCATCGAGATCGCGATCAAGGACGACGAAGGCCGGACGCAGCCTGAGGGCCAGGCCGGTGAGCTGTGCATCAAGGGCCCCAATGTCATGGTGGGCTACTACCGGCAACCGGCGGAGACGGCAGCCGCCTTCACCGCCGATGGCTTCATGCGCACGGGCGACATCGCCCTGATGCAGGCGGACGGCTACAGCCGCATCGTGGATCGCAAGAAGGACATGATCCTGGTGAGCGGCTTCAACGTCTTTCCGAACGAACTCGAGAACGTGATCTCGCTGTGCCCCGGTGTGCTCGAATGCGCGGCGATCGGCATTCCGGACGAGAAGCAGGGCGAGGCGATCAAGGTCTTCGTCGTCCGCAAGGATCCGGCGCTGACGGAAGACGCCGTGCTGCGCTATTGCGCCCAAGCCCTGACCGGCTACAAGCGTCCGCGAAGCATCGAGTTTCGTGATGCGCTGCCCAAAAGCAACGTGGGGAAGATCCTGCGTCGACAGCTTCGCGTGCACATGGCATCCGTTCAGCCGTGA
- a CDS encoding MBL fold metallo-hydrolase: MTTALPSGVSVFERGWLSSNNVLLDGDAPVLVDSGYVAHAAQTVDLVERELGGRPLALLVNTHLHSDHCGGNAALQARYASLHTEIPPGDADTVAQWDEAALSYRATGQRCPRFRADGVLLSGMRRRLGRHDWEVHSAPGHDPHSIVLFESESRTLISADALWGNGFGVVFPELVGEPSFDEVAATLDPIATLNPRTVIPGHGPVFGDTSAALDRARRRLDGLMSDPGKHARHAFKVLIKFKLLDAQRMPENEWRAWRDGTPYFQAIHRRFFPEWEFSALAEEMLDDLIRSGAAKRSAGTIDNA; the protein is encoded by the coding sequence GTGACGACAGCGCTGCCCAGCGGGGTGTCTGTTTTCGAGCGCGGCTGGTTGTCTTCGAACAATGTGCTGCTGGATGGCGATGCGCCCGTGCTGGTCGACAGCGGCTATGTGGCGCATGCGGCGCAGACCGTCGATCTGGTCGAGCGGGAATTGGGCGGCCGCCCACTTGCGCTGTTGGTGAACACACATCTGCACAGCGATCACTGCGGCGGCAATGCAGCGCTGCAAGCGCGATATGCGTCACTCCACACCGAGATTCCTCCGGGGGATGCGGACACTGTCGCGCAATGGGACGAAGCGGCGCTCAGCTACCGCGCGACGGGACAACGGTGTCCGCGCTTTCGCGCCGATGGGGTGCTGCTATCCGGCATGCGACGTCGTCTTGGCAGGCATGACTGGGAAGTTCACAGCGCCCCAGGACATGATCCACATTCGATCGTGCTGTTCGAGTCCGAGAGCCGCACCTTGATCTCCGCGGACGCGCTGTGGGGAAATGGCTTCGGCGTCGTCTTTCCCGAACTCGTGGGCGAGCCATCGTTCGATGAAGTCGCCGCAACGCTCGACCCGATCGCCACCTTGAATCCCCGGACTGTCATTCCCGGACATGGGCCCGTCTTCGGCGACACAAGCGCAGCCTTGGATCGCGCCCGTCGGCGTCTGGACGGCCTGATGTCAGACCCCGGAAAGCATGCCCGACATGCCTTCAAGGTATTGATCAAATTCAAACTACTGGACGCGCAACGCATGCCGGAAAACGAATGGCGCGCTTGGCGAGATGGAACGCCTTACTTTCAGGCAATTCACCGGCGGTTTTTCCCTGAATGGGAATTCTCAGCGCTTGCGGAGGAGATGTTGGACGACCTCATCCGCTCAGGCGCCGCAAAACGATCGGCCGGCACCATCGATAACGCCTGA
- a CDS encoding DUF445 domain-containing protein, producing MSVMKRVALGLLCGAAVLYGVAHALEARHPAWGYVAAFAEAAMVGAIADWFAVVALFRHPLGLPIPHTAIIPANKDRIGAKLAGFILDNFLSTPQVLAKLREFDPAARLANWLAEPAHGERLGQHAVAAVRYGLSAFDDERARAFVGRAAAAGLAQVDVSRLLGQSLDALTAGGRHQALLDDVLTQVADVMQGETVQEHITEAIAREIKTLRYVGLDQVAARAATRKIVSALVNTLGDVAAEPGHPLRLRFDGFMADFVERLKSDPDFRARGEAIRAELLAHPALTDYLHGLWDTLLDWLHDDLARDDSSIRRRIAALAGSMGARLQQDEPFRRWINEQITEAAPVAIARYREDIRRYIVERVAQWNAQEMTDELERHIGRDLQFIRINGTLVGGLVGLLIHTVTQALAA from the coding sequence ATGAGCGTGATGAAGCGCGTCGCGCTCGGCCTGCTGTGCGGCGCCGCGGTGCTGTACGGTGTGGCCCACGCGTTGGAGGCGCGGCACCCGGCCTGGGGCTACGTCGCGGCCTTTGCCGAAGCGGCGATGGTCGGCGCCATCGCCGACTGGTTCGCGGTGGTGGCGCTGTTCCGGCATCCGCTGGGCCTGCCGATTCCGCACACGGCCATCATTCCGGCCAACAAGGACCGCATCGGCGCCAAGCTGGCGGGCTTCATCCTCGACAACTTCTTGAGCACGCCGCAGGTGCTGGCCAAGCTGCGCGAGTTCGACCCGGCGGCGCGCCTGGCGAACTGGCTGGCCGAGCCGGCGCACGGCGAGCGCCTTGGCCAGCATGCGGTGGCTGCGGTGCGCTACGGGCTGAGCGCCTTCGACGACGAGCGGGCACGCGCCTTCGTCGGGCGCGCCGCCGCCGCCGGGCTGGCGCAGGTCGACGTGTCGCGCCTGCTGGGCCAGTCGCTGGACGCGCTCACTGCCGGCGGGCGGCACCAGGCGCTGCTCGACGACGTGCTGACGCAGGTGGCCGATGTGATGCAGGGCGAGACGGTGCAGGAGCACATCACCGAGGCGATCGCGCGCGAGATCAAGACGCTGCGCTACGTCGGGCTCGACCAGGTGGCTGCCCGTGCCGCGACGCGCAAGATCGTGTCAGCCCTGGTGAACACGCTCGGCGACGTGGCGGCCGAGCCGGGCCACCCGCTGCGGCTGCGCTTCGACGGCTTCATGGCGGACTTCGTCGAGCGGCTGAAGTCCGACCCCGACTTCCGCGCGCGCGGGGAGGCGATCCGCGCCGAGTTGCTGGCGCACCCCGCGCTCACCGACTACCTGCACGGGCTGTGGGACACGCTGCTGGACTGGCTGCACGACGACCTCGCACGCGACGACTCGAGCATCCGCCGGCGCATCGCCGCGCTGGCCGGCTCGATGGGCGCACGCCTGCAGCAGGACGAGCCCTTCCGCCGCTGGATCAACGAGCAGATCACCGAAGCCGCGCCGGTGGCCATCGCCCGCTACCGCGAGGACATCCGGCGCTACATCGTCGAGCGGGTTGCGCAATGGAACGCGCAGGAAATGACGGATGAGCTCGAGCGCCACATCGGCCGCGACCTGCAGTTCATCCGCATCAACGGCACCCTGGTCGGCGGGCTGGTCGGGCTGCTGATCCACACCGTGACGCAGGCGCTGGCGGCCTGA
- a CDS encoding phospholipase D family protein — translation MPFSRVFSRPLRIGALALLLPLFLAVGCAQLPKDVERPVSNALAVPAETPLGALVQQRRGAERARFDSGFVLLNGPAAAYGSRLALIEAAQKTLDLQYYAIHADASTGRLLRGVVDAARRGVRVRVLLDDFHSTGRNALVMQLAFEPNIEMRMFNPVAGARGSSVGRMFNALGDFDRVQQRMHNKLFIADNAMGVTGGRNLGDAYFGIAQTGNFVDVDVLAAGPIVQDMSRSFDSYWNNERAYPVQSLVSREELLKMRDQARAATAAQQERDGNADGAKPPDGEPRPSDAGPTEAQRAAAWDEKPLDLRTVTFVWAPAVMLADKPAKIAAESDSPPDTSPSPALVVTRARSADGARRLSALEDASASADGGETVVSGLLQLIDQAQKDLTIISPYFVPGPDMKRAFAAARARGVRVRVLTNSLASNDAPIAHVGYARHREELLAMGVALYEMRSEQAGLGSALGASGASATGESRSMLHSKVLVMDGRLLVVGSMNLDLRSQLQNTELALLIRSAELSRAAIAQIDSVMQTGAWHVEQADGGLVWRAPPGSGLADTRTEPDASVGLRLLLKLFGPLAPDELL, via the coding sequence ATGCCGTTTTCTCGCGTCTTCAGTCGCCCCCTCCGCATCGGCGCACTGGCGCTGCTGCTTCCGCTGTTCCTGGCGGTCGGCTGCGCCCAATTGCCCAAGGACGTCGAGCGCCCGGTCTCCAACGCACTCGCCGTACCAGCCGAGACCCCGCTGGGCGCCCTGGTGCAGCAACGGCGCGGAGCAGAACGGGCCCGCTTCGATTCGGGCTTCGTGCTTCTCAACGGACCCGCCGCCGCCTATGGCAGCCGGCTGGCGCTGATCGAAGCCGCCCAGAAGACGCTCGACCTCCAGTACTACGCCATCCATGCCGACGCGAGCACCGGCCGGTTGCTGCGCGGGGTGGTGGACGCGGCCCGGCGCGGCGTCCGCGTGCGGGTGCTGCTCGACGACTTCCACAGCACCGGCCGCAATGCGCTGGTCATGCAGTTGGCCTTCGAGCCGAACATCGAGATGCGCATGTTCAACCCGGTGGCCGGTGCGCGCGGCTCGTCCGTGGGGCGCATGTTCAACGCCCTCGGTGATTTCGACCGGGTGCAGCAGCGCATGCACAACAAGCTCTTCATCGCCGACAACGCCATGGGCGTGACCGGGGGCCGCAACCTGGGCGACGCCTATTTCGGCATCGCGCAGACCGGCAACTTCGTCGACGTCGACGTGCTCGCCGCCGGCCCGATCGTCCAGGACATGTCGCGCAGCTTCGACAGTTACTGGAACAACGAGCGCGCCTACCCCGTGCAGTCCCTCGTGTCGCGCGAAGAGCTTCTGAAGATGCGTGACCAGGCGCGCGCCGCGACGGCTGCCCAGCAGGAGCGTGACGGCAACGCCGACGGCGCCAAGCCGCCGGACGGCGAACCCCGGCCCTCCGACGCCGGGCCGACGGAGGCGCAACGCGCCGCCGCCTGGGACGAGAAGCCGCTCGACCTGCGCACGGTCACCTTCGTCTGGGCGCCGGCGGTGATGCTGGCCGACAAGCCCGCCAAGATCGCCGCCGAATCGGACAGCCCGCCGGACACCTCGCCATCCCCCGCGCTGGTGGTGACGCGGGCGCGCAGCGCCGACGGCGCCCGTCGCCTGTCGGCCCTGGAAGACGCCTCGGCGAGCGCGGACGGTGGTGAGACCGTGGTGTCGGGCCTGCTGCAGCTGATCGACCAGGCCCAGAAGGACCTGACCATCATTTCGCCTTACTTCGTCCCCGGACCGGACATGAAACGCGCCTTCGCCGCCGCCCGCGCGCGCGGCGTGCGGGTACGGGTGCTGACCAACTCGCTGGCGTCCAACGATGCCCCCATCGCGCACGTCGGCTATGCCCGGCACCGCGAAGAGCTGCTGGCGATGGGTGTCGCACTGTACGAGATGCGCAGCGAACAGGCGGGCCTGGGCAGCGCCCTCGGTGCCTCCGGCGCGAGCGCCACGGGCGAATCGCGCTCGATGCTGCATTCCAAGGTGCTCGTGATGGATGGCCGGCTGCTGGTGGTCGGTTCGATGAACCTGGACCTGCGCTCGCAGTTGCAGAACACCGAACTCGCCCTGCTGATCCGCAGCGCCGAACTGTCGCGCGCCGCGATCGCGCAGATCGACAGCGTCATGCAGACCGGCGCCTGGCACGTCGAACAGGCCGACGGCGGCCTGGTCTGGCGTGCGCCGCCGGGCAGCGGGCTGGCCGACACCCGCACCGAGCCGGACGCCAGTGTCGGCCTGCGCCTGCTGCTCAAGCTCTTCGGCCCGCTCGCGCCCGACGAATTGCTGTAG
- a CDS encoding transporter substrate-binding domain-containing protein, translating into MSRFSCFPSLAGLALAAVLGGCAMTPTAGTAPSRLDTVQKSTTLRVCSPGDYKPFAFQQADAPFEGIDVDLVTAFAGSLGAKPVWVKTTWANLLPDLVADKCDIAVGGVSVTTERQKRAFFSAPYMVNGKTPIARCTDVAKYQTVAAIDQPQTRVIFNPGGSNERFARANFKRAKMTMHGENVTIFDEILANRADVFVTESAEAITQQRLKPGLCAINPEKPLQYGEMGWMLPRDDVAFKAYVDQWLHLSQASGDMQRVMDRWLK; encoded by the coding sequence ATGTCCCGCTTTTCTTGCTTTCCATCTCTTGCCGGCCTGGCGCTTGCTGCCGTCCTCGGCGGATGCGCCATGACGCCGACCGCCGGCACCGCCCCCTCGCGCCTGGACACCGTACAGAAGTCGACCACGCTGCGCGTCTGCTCGCCCGGCGACTACAAGCCCTTCGCCTTCCAGCAGGCCGACGCCCCCTTCGAAGGCATTGATGTCGACCTGGTGACCGCGTTCGCCGGGAGCTTGGGCGCAAAGCCGGTGTGGGTCAAGACCACCTGGGCCAACCTGCTGCCGGACCTGGTCGCCGACAAGTGCGACATCGCCGTCGGCGGCGTCTCGGTGACGACCGAACGCCAAAAGCGCGCCTTCTTCAGCGCGCCCTACATGGTGAACGGCAAGACGCCGATCGCGCGCTGTACGGACGTCGCGAAGTACCAGACGGTCGCGGCGATCGACCAGCCGCAGACGCGTGTGATCTTCAATCCGGGTGGCAGCAACGAGCGCTTTGCCCGCGCGAACTTCAAGCGCGCGAAGATGACGATGCACGGCGAGAACGTGACCATCTTCGACGAGATCCTGGCCAACCGTGCCGATGTGTTCGTCACCGAATCGGCCGAGGCGATCACGCAGCAGCGCCTCAAGCCAGGCCTGTGCGCCATCAACCCCGAGAAACCGCTGCAGTACGGCGAGATGGGGTGGATGCTGCCGCGCGACGACGTGGCCTTCAAGGCCTACGTCGACCAGTGGCTGCACCTGTCGCAGGCCAGCGGCGACATGCAGCGCGTGATGGACCGCTGGCTCAAGTAG
- a CDS encoding ATP-binding cassette domain-containing protein, translating into MALITLLDAQLAFGHVPLLDHADFSLLASERIGLIGRNGAGKSSLLKILGGLEKTDDGTLQLQQNLRVAYVAQEPVLDMDADVFTAASAGLASVIAVRDLYLSGAEGLDLDALQSQIEAFDAWNWEQRVEETLHRLHLDRDARVGSLSGGTRKRVALAQALVAAPDVLLLDEPTNHLDLDSIEWLEELLIDFKGSVITITHDRSFLDRVATRIVELDRGKLNSYPGNFAQYLLQKEEQLAQEAVISAKADKLLAQEEIWIRKGVEARRTRSQSRIGRLEALRASRASRREVQGSVNMDVASGQSSGKIVAELTDATKSFGPKTVIRNFSGTILRGDKIGLLGPNGAGKTTLLKLILGQLEPDSGKIRRGTNLQVAYFDQMREALNLDATLEDFISPGSEWIEIGKQRKHVKSYLGDFLFSPARANSPVRSLSGGERNRLLLARLFARPANVLVLDEPTNDLDIDTLELLEDLLQSYDGTVFLVSHDRTFLDNVVTSTIAYEGDGHWREYEGSVQDWLTQSKRAREIAEQRAAAAPSVAAAPVPAPPAAADTRPAGMRKKLSYKEQRELDALPTTIAALEEEQQRINETLALDGGAIYASDATHAAALAERHARIDEELLAALERQEALGATR; encoded by the coding sequence ATGGCACTCATCACACTCCTCGACGCGCAACTCGCGTTCGGTCACGTCCCGCTGCTCGATCATGCGGACTTCTCTCTTCTCGCCTCGGAACGCATCGGCCTCATCGGCCGCAATGGCGCCGGCAAGTCATCGCTCCTCAAGATCCTGGGGGGCCTGGAGAAGACAGACGATGGCACCCTGCAGCTGCAGCAGAACCTGCGCGTCGCCTATGTGGCGCAGGAGCCCGTACTGGACATGGATGCGGATGTCTTCACCGCCGCCAGTGCGGGACTGGCCTCGGTCATCGCCGTGCGGGACCTCTACCTCTCGGGTGCGGAGGGACTCGACCTGGATGCCCTCCAGTCCCAGATCGAGGCCTTCGATGCCTGGAACTGGGAGCAGCGTGTCGAAGAGACGCTCCACCGCCTGCACCTCGACCGCGATGCCCGCGTCGGGTCGCTCTCCGGCGGTACGCGCAAGCGCGTGGCGCTGGCACAGGCCCTGGTGGCCGCCCCGGACGTTCTGCTGCTCGACGAGCCGACCAACCACCTGGACCTCGATTCCATAGAGTGGCTGGAAGAACTGCTGATCGACTTCAAGGGCAGCGTGATCACGATCACCCACGACCGGAGCTTTCTCGACCGCGTCGCCACCCGCATCGTCGAGCTGGACCGGGGCAAGCTGAACTCCTACCCCGGCAACTTCGCGCAATACCTCTTGCAGAAGGAAGAGCAGCTCGCCCAGGAAGCGGTGATCAGCGCCAAGGCCGACAAGCTCCTGGCGCAGGAGGAGATCTGGATCCGAAAGGGCGTGGAAGCCCGCCGTACCCGCAGCCAGAGCCGCATCGGCCGTCTGGAGGCGCTGCGCGCCAGCCGTGCGAGCCGGCGCGAGGTACAGGGCAGCGTCAATATGGACGTGGCCAGTGGCCAGTCCAGCGGCAAGATCGTTGCCGAATTGACGGACGCGACCAAGTCCTTCGGCCCGAAGACCGTGATCCGCAACTTCAGCGGCACCATCCTGCGCGGCGACAAGATCGGCCTGCTCGGCCCGAACGGCGCGGGCAAGACCACCCTGCTGAAGCTCATCCTCGGCCAACTCGAGCCCGATAGCGGCAAGATCCGCCGCGGCACCAACCTGCAGGTCGCCTATTTCGACCAGATGCGCGAGGCGCTGAATCTCGACGCCACCCTGGAAGACTTCATCAGCCCCGGCAGCGAGTGGATCGAGATCGGCAAGCAGCGCAAGCATGTGAAGAGCTACCTGGGCGACTTCCTCTTCTCCCCGGCCCGGGCCAATTCGCCCGTGCGCTCCCTCAGCGGCGGCGAGCGCAACCGGCTGCTGCTGGCTCGCCTCTTCGCCCGCCCTGCGAATGTGCTGGTGCTCGACGAGCCCACCAACGACCTGGACATCGACACGCTCGAGCTGCTCGAGGACCTGCTCCAGAGCTACGACGGCACCGTCTTCCTGGTCAGCCATGACCGGACCTTCCTGGACAACGTTGTGACCAGCACCATCGCCTATGAAGGCGACGGCCACTGGCGCGAATACGAAGGCAGCGTGCAGGACTGGCTGACCCAGTCCAAGCGCGCCCGCGAGATCGCCGAGCAGCGCGCGGCTGCCGCACCGTCCGTCGCGGCAGCGCCCGTGCCAGCGCCGCCCGCAGCGGCCGACACCCGCCCCGCCGGCATGCGCAAGAAGCTCAGCTACAAGGAGCAGCGCGAACTCGATGCCCTGCCGACCACCATCGCCGCGCTCGAAGAAGAGCAGCAACGCATCAACGAGACCTTGGCCCTCGACGGCGGCGCCATCTACGCGAGCGATGCGACCCACGCCGCCGCCCTGGCCGAGCGCCACGCCCGCATCGACGAGGAACTGCTCGCCGCGCTCGAACGGCAGGAAGCACTCGGCGCAACGCGCTGA
- a CDS encoding M20/M25/M40 family metallo-hydrolase, protein MSLFLSARSLELAQTLVRMNTVSANSNLELIGFVRDQLAALGVRSRLTYNADKTKANLFATLGTGKRSGIILSGHTDTVPWDGQDWSIDPLSAMVQHWPSEGGGPVPAGPHDELAALGSPRLYGRGAADMKGFIAVALANAEAFLESNAPFAVHFAFSYDEEVGCFGVRELIADMKEQNIQPMACIIGEPTSMVPAIAHKGVYRYRCCVRGKEAHSSLTPQSVNAIEMAARVVGKVRDMAEGFEQNERRYDGFDVPFSTASVGQFHGGIADNVVPRDAEFRYEFRNLPTADAQQMQKEVLAYAGRLEVPMKKVAADTGFRFETICEVPSFLGSATDPITKLAQRLSGEQGTTLVAFGTEAGLFKGAGIPTVVCGPGSITQAHQPDEYVTLEQLARCEVFLQGLAHTRSLP, encoded by the coding sequence ATGTCACTCTTCCTTTCCGCCCGCAGCCTCGAACTGGCCCAGACCCTGGTGCGCATGAACACGGTCAGCGCCAACAGCAACCTGGAACTGATCGGCTTCGTGCGCGACCAGCTCGCCGCGCTCGGCGTGCGCAGCCGCCTGACCTACAACGCCGACAAGACCAAGGCGAACCTGTTCGCCACGCTCGGCACCGGCAAGCGCAGCGGCATCATCCTGTCGGGCCACACCGACACGGTGCCGTGGGACGGGCAGGACTGGAGCATCGACCCGCTGTCGGCCATGGTCCAGCACTGGCCCTCCGAAGGCGGCGGCCCGGTACCGGCCGGCCCGCACGACGAGCTCGCCGCCCTGGGCAGCCCGCGCCTGTACGGCCGCGGCGCCGCCGACATGAAGGGCTTCATCGCCGTGGCGCTGGCGAACGCCGAGGCCTTCCTGGAAAGCAACGCGCCCTTCGCGGTGCATTTCGCCTTCAGCTACGACGAAGAGGTGGGCTGCTTCGGCGTGCGCGAGCTGATCGCCGACATGAAGGAGCAGAACATCCAGCCGATGGCCTGCATCATCGGCGAGCCCACCAGCATGGTGCCGGCCATCGCCCACAAGGGCGTGTACCGCTACCGCTGCTGCGTGCGCGGCAAGGAGGCGCATTCGTCGCTCACGCCGCAGTCGGTCAATGCCATCGAGATGGCCGCGCGCGTGGTCGGCAAGGTGCGCGACATGGCCGAAGGCTTCGAGCAGAACGAGCGCCGCTACGACGGCTTCGACGTGCCCTTCAGCACCGCCAGCGTCGGCCAGTTCCATGGCGGCATCGCCGACAACGTGGTGCCGCGCGACGCCGAGTTCCGCTACGAATTCCGCAACCTGCCGACCGCCGACGCGCAGCAGATGCAAAAGGAGGTGCTGGCCTACGCCGGCCGGCTCGAGGTGCCGATGAAGAAGGTGGCCGCCGACACGGGCTTTCGCTTCGAGACGATCTGCGAGGTGCCCAGCTTCCTCGGCTCGGCCACCGACCCCATCACGAAGCTGGCTCAGCGCCTGTCGGGCGAGCAGGGCACCACGCTGGTGGCCTTCGGCACCGAGGCGGGTCTCTTCAAGGGCGCGGGCATCCCGACCGTGGTGTGCGGCCCCGGCAGCATCACCCAGGCGCACCAGCCCGACGAGTACGTGACGCTCGAGCAACTCGCGCGCTGCGAGGTCTTCCTGCAGGGCCTGGCCCACACGCGCAGCCTGCCGTGA
- a CDS encoding glycerophosphodiester phosphodiesterase, translated as MTPSTSGCLTRTLRPAPWWALSVLATLGLAACTTPRTPTALPTLDGKPPLVVAHRGASGQLPEETLEAYARAIELGADVIEMDLLSTKDGVLVTRHDPNLMISTDVAKHPEFASRKKTMQVDGETQTGWFVQDFTLAELRTLGAISTDAERPQQFNGRFKVPTFQEVVDLAKAKSRETGRTIAIYPETKNPTWFRDLGLPLEDKLIAILEAAGWNSKTAPVYVQSFEPGSLKYMKAKGLKTKLIQLIDGDGIDMRTGAMTYAVPVDRPYEWTKAGDRRNFDVMVTPAGLAEIATYADGIGPWKRYIVSIKGTIGADGKPVDVNADGKINDADATSATPTTLVADAHRAGLFVHPFTFRNESRRLARDYQGDPKNEYIAFYRLGVDGVFTDFTDTALAARATWLKETGR; from the coding sequence ATGACGCCTTCGACCAGCGGCTGCCTCACACGGACCCTTCGCCCCGCCCCGTGGTGGGCCCTGTCGGTGCTCGCCACGCTCGGCCTGGCCGCGTGCACGACGCCGCGCACGCCGACCGCCCTGCCCACGCTCGACGGCAAGCCGCCGCTGGTGGTCGCGCACCGCGGCGCCTCGGGCCAGCTGCCGGAAGAGACGCTGGAAGCCTACGCCCGCGCCATCGAACTGGGCGCCGACGTGATCGAGATGGACCTGCTGTCCACCAAGGACGGCGTGCTCGTCACCCGACACGACCCCAACCTGATGATCAGCACCGACGTGGCGAAGCACCCCGAGTTCGCGTCGCGCAAGAAGACGATGCAGGTCGACGGCGAGACGCAGACCGGCTGGTTCGTGCAGGACTTCACCCTGGCCGAGCTGCGCACCCTGGGCGCCATCTCGACCGACGCCGAGCGGCCGCAGCAGTTCAACGGCCGCTTCAAGGTGCCGACCTTCCAGGAGGTGGTCGACCTCGCCAAGGCCAAGTCGCGCGAGACCGGCCGCACCATCGCGATCTACCCCGAAACCAAGAACCCGACCTGGTTCCGCGACCTCGGCCTGCCGCTGGAAGACAAGCTGATCGCCATCCTCGAGGCCGCCGGCTGGAACAGCAAGACGGCACCGGTCTACGTGCAGTCCTTCGAGCCGGGCAGCCTGAAGTACATGAAGGCCAAGGGCCTGAAGACCAAGCTGATCCAGCTGATCGACGGCGACGGCATCGACATGCGCACCGGCGCCATGACCTATGCGGTGCCGGTCGACCGGCCCTACGAATGGACCAAGGCCGGCGACCGGCGCAATTTCGACGTGATGGTGACGCCGGCCGGCCTGGCGGAGATCGCCACCTACGCCGACGGCATCGGCCCCTGGAAGCGCTACATCGTGAGCATCAAGGGCACGATCGGCGCTGACGGCAAGCCGGTCGACGTGAACGCCGACGGCAAGATCAACGACGCGGACGCCACCTCGGCCACGCCCACCACCCTGGTGGCCGACGCGCACCGGGCCGGGCTCTTCGTGCACCCCTTCACCTTCCGCAACGAGTCGCGCCGGCTGGCCCGCGACTACCAGGGCGACCCGAAGAACGAGTACATCGCCTTCTACCGCCTGGGCGTGGACGGCGTCTTCACCGATTTCACCGACACCGCCCTGGCGGCGCGGGCCACCTGGCTGAAGGAAACCGGACGCTGA